From the genome of Haemophilus parainfluenzae, one region includes:
- a CDS encoding folate-binding protein: protein MATFISLNQYDLVEVAGVDAEKYLQGQLTCDVVHLAAGASTLTAHCDPKGKMNSLFRLIKLSAEQFLILMPKNLFAPLDHLKKYAVFSKVTFQVLDWQIVGLIGEKCGRIQAQITLDIDENRTILLNPTPLDVTFNGDEKQWLCADIQAGLPSLSAETQNEFIPQALNLQAIEQAISFTKGCYIGQETVARAKYRGANKRAMYVFSGETTVTPKIGSEIEMQLETAWRKTGTIVSAVNFDGVLWLQVVMNNDLEEGTHFRLPEDGSVLKIEPLPYSINS from the coding sequence AACCAATATGATTTGGTGGAAGTGGCGGGCGTAGATGCGGAGAAATATCTGCAAGGCCAATTAACTTGTGATGTGGTGCATTTGGCAGCAGGCGCTTCAACGCTTACAGCGCATTGTGATCCTAAAGGCAAAATGAACTCGTTGTTCCGCTTAATTAAGCTTTCTGCAGAGCAGTTTTTGATTTTAATGCCGAAAAATTTATTTGCTCCACTCGATCATTTAAAAAAATACGCCGTGTTTTCAAAAGTGACTTTTCAAGTATTGGACTGGCAAATTGTCGGCTTAATTGGTGAAAAGTGCGGTCGAATTCAAGCGCAAATTACCTTGGATATTGATGAAAATCGCACAATTTTGCTCAATCCTACACCGTTAGATGTCACCTTTAATGGCGATGAAAAACAATGGCTTTGTGCGGATATTCAAGCGGGCTTACCAAGCTTGAGTGCGGAAACACAAAATGAATTTATCCCACAGGCATTGAATCTACAAGCTATCGAACAAGCGATTTCTTTTACGAAAGGCTGTTATATCGGGCAGGAAACTGTCGCGCGAGCCAAATATCGTGGTGCCAATAAACGTGCGATGTATGTGTTTTCGGGGGAAACCACGGTTACACCGAAAATCGGCAGCGAAATAGAAATGCAGTTAGAAACAGCTTGGCGTAAAACAGGGACGATCGTAAGTGCGGTCAATTTTGACGGCGTGTTATGGTTGCAAGTGGTGATGAATAATGATTTAGAAGAAGGGACGCATTTCCGTTTACCTGAAGATGGCTCCGTTCTGAAAATTGAACCGTTACCTTATTCCATCAATAGCTAA